The DNA region atattgtgTTATCAATAGtgcatttatttaattgtattatatgattttattgatattaTTGACGTTTATTAATCACaaatactttttgtttgcaacagAATTGACAACCTTAGATTTTATAGCATGTTTTCTTGGTGGCATTTTTCATAATACAAATGTCAAGTATTCAGTCAAACAAAATAGCACACAGATTCTGAAGTTTATGTAAAACCTGATGCTTCGCTAGGACTTAAGGATGTAAAAGTGTTTTAAGGCACTGAGCTTAGGAGACACAGGCGATTTTTTCACTCACCTCACCCACACAGCCTTCCTTCTGCAGATATTTGCGCACTGCGGCCCACACTTGACTTTTGGGAAGCACACCCCCACCTGTGACTTCCACAAAAGTCTCATAGGAGCCAAACTTATTCAGGACAGACTCCATGATTCCAACAGCCTGCAGTCACACACAAACATGAACCAATGTCTTTTGAGGATAGGATATTTTCCTTCAATTGTGTCATACCTGTTCAAGGAAGAGTCTGGAGCCCTCGCTGTACTTGTCCAAAACGGACCTCGGCTCAGGCTGGGCATACTCGAACTGAGGCTCGTACTTGAAGTCAGACTGGAAGAACTTGTGCTTCTCCTGCTCCAGGTTTAAAGGTCTGAGGGCAACAAGCAGGCATGGCCTGCTTGGGGAAGGCAGTGAGTGGTCTCTCGTCCTTTTAGCAATGTGTGGCAAGGAGGTGGCGGGTCGCATTAGACCCTTTTTGGCATGTAGCCCCAGGGAGTGGTTGACTGAGCATGAGCTCTCGCTGCGACGCATCCAGGCACGGGTGCCCAGACTGGGGCTAGTCAGGCTGCGATTAGGGGGCGGTGGGGCGGTGGAACTGCGCCAAGGTGGTTGCACGAGGCGCCTGGCTACCTTCTGCTCCTGAGATCCTCGCAAACGCTGAGGCGTTATGTCCAGGCTCAGGAGACGACAAAGAGGTTGTTTGGCTGTGGCACCCATTTTTGGCTTCCTCTCTACTACTCTGGCAGCGTCTGTCTGAGCCACAAACCCGTTCTGGGACACTTTTTCCTGTTTGGAAACATTGCTACTTCCAGCCTGATGTGTCCGCTTGGTTTTGATGGTGCTGCTGGTTTTGGCAGCTTTGTCTGGCTCCAAGCTGCTGCCCCCAGTGTGGTCCCCCTCAACATGATCCATGAAGACTTCCACTGAGTCCAACACCATCACCACAGCCTCAGGCTCTGTTCGTCTTGCTCTGACTGATGCAGACACAGCACAGATTGATGTTGCGGTGATGCAATGAGTGATAGCAGAAGATGAACGGTATAACGTTTTTGTAAAACCCCTGCCCCAACTCCTCTTTCTGATGTAGCGCTGAGTCCTACAGTCAACTCTTCTGACAGGCAGCATGGGTGATAACAATTTTTGTGAAATGCTTGGACGTTGTTTGCTGCAAATTATACCACCACATTAGTGTCAGTGAAAACATTACGACGCTACTGGTCCGACATTTcctaaacaaaatagaaaaacaagTCAAAAACCTCTCCATATGTTTACTGATGTTTGTCATGTTTAATGACTGCAGAGGGCATATCTGTCAGCattaatatttaaacatataACATTtcccaataattttttttaaataaggggtTTTCATTGTCATCACAAATCGCCGTTAAAttagtaaaaagaaaaataacatgcccaaatcaagactcaaacccTCGTCCATTGCTTCACCAGCAAGCGTCATTACCACTGAGCTATCCATTCTAATAATCTTATGACAGTTGTGCCATTGTATCAGTTTTGTTTCAGTTAAGatcttaattaccgtattttccgcactataaggcgcaccggattattagccgcaccttcaatgaatggcatatttcataactttgtccaccaataagccgccccggactataagccgcgcctacgctgcgctaaagggaatgtcaaaaaaacagtcagataggtcagtcaaactttaataatatattaaaaaccagcgttctaacatctctgttcactcccaaaatgtacgcaaatgtgcaatcacaaacatagtaaaattcaaaatagtgcagagcaatagcaacataatgttgctcgaacgttaatgtcacaacacacaaaataaacatagcgctcactttctgaagttattcttcattcgtaaatccttcgtcttcggtgtccgaagtgaaaagttgggcaaatttacgatccactggcagatgttggcgtcgtctggcgctgcctcctcgtcttagtgaaggtgtgttcgccttctgtcatccattgttcccaggcagttagcagtctagcttcgaatgccctgttgacaccaatatctagcggctggaggtcttttgtcaatccacccggaatgacggcgagtattgaattaagcgcgtaagcgtgtctctcaatgtgctgttatgagctagcaaatataacaactacactacccagcatgcaacgatagttacgagcatgcgcggtagccctgagaagcgttgtatgctggcagttagaatgtggttatgagcacgctgtgagtaaacgttgagaactcagttaacacgcctcgtctgcattatttataattagacagacaacacacttaataggagccattttggggtctttacataaacacacaaatggaaatgaaacgtcacatatcccagcatgcaccgcgcgcttcttctacggggaaaaaagatggcggctgtttaccgtagttgcgagacctaaactttatgaaaatgaatcttaatatttatccatatataaagcgcaccgggttataaggcgcactgtcagcttttgagaaaatttgtggtttttaggtgcgccttatagtgcggaaaatacggtattgaagGGAAAGATGGGTCCTAAA from Nerophis lumbriciformis linkage group LG15, RoL_Nlum_v2.1, whole genome shotgun sequence includes:
- the kiaa0895l gene encoding microtubule-associated tyrosine carboxypeptidase 1 isoform X2 — protein: MVLDSVEVFMDHVEGDHTGGSSLEPDKAAKTSSTIKTKRTHQAGSSNVSKQEKVSQNGFVAQTDAARVVERKPKMGATAKQPLCRLLSLDITPQRLRGSQEQKVARRLVQPPWRSSTAPPPPNRSLTSPSLGTRAWMRRSESSCSVNHSLGLHAKKGLMRPATSLPHIAKRTRDHSLPSPSRPCLLVALRPLNLEQEKHKFFQSDFKYEPQFEYAQPEPRSVLDKYSEGSRLFLEQAVGIMESVLNKFGSYETFVEVTGGGVLPKSQVWAAVRKYLQKEGCVGEVVVRLSDELLSQAVMVVESCRPTLTINLAGARQHWLEGMLRHEIGTHYLRGVNNSLQPWSTADGRKQFGLKPANPTEEGLASLHSVLLRKQPYLWRAALLYYTVFHAGKMSFSQLFSHIARFVKDPDVRWEYCLRAKRGQTDTSQPGCFSKDQVYLDGILKILGHRRDIDFKMLTSLGKVSYEDVERLRYLAVTTNARIPHFMRDEDRYLQHLDHIVAVNKLDDAALQHMLP
- the kiaa0895l gene encoding microtubule-associated tyrosine carboxypeptidase 1 isoform X1 gives rise to the protein MLPVRRVDCRTQRYIRKRSWGRGFTKTLYRSSSAITHCITATSICAVSASVRARRTEPEAVVMVLDSVEVFMDHVEGDHTGGSSLEPDKAAKTSSTIKTKRTHQAGSSNVSKQEKVSQNGFVAQTDAARVVERKPKMGATAKQPLCRLLSLDITPQRLRGSQEQKVARRLVQPPWRSSTAPPPPNRSLTSPSLGTRAWMRRSESSCSVNHSLGLHAKKGLMRPATSLPHIAKRTRDHSLPSPSRPCLLVALRPLNLEQEKHKFFQSDFKYEPQFEYAQPEPRSVLDKYSEGSRLFLEQAVGIMESVLNKFGSYETFVEVTGGGVLPKSQVWAAVRKYLQKEGCVGEVVVRLSDELLSQAVMVVESCRPTLTINLAGARQHWLEGMLRHEIGTHYLRGVNNSLQPWSTADGRKQFGLKPANPTEEGLASLHSVLLRKQPYLWRAALLYYTVFHAGKMSFSQLFSHIARFVKDPDVRWEYCLRAKRGQTDTSQPGCFSKDQVYLDGILKILGHRRDIDFKMLTSLGKVSYEDVERLRYLAVTTNARIPHFMRDEDRYLQHLDHIVAVNKLDDAALQHMLP